Proteins from one Streptomyces sp. NBC_00289 genomic window:
- the pcaD gene encoding 3-oxoadipate enol-lactonase: protein MTDTLLNHRAEGPTSAPPLFLGPSLGTSYALWDAVAPELSITHRVVRWDLPGHGGSPAGAIGPGATVGDLAALVLALADALGVERFAYAGVSLGGAVGLHLAAHHPERVSSLAVICSSAHFNGAGPWQERAALVRREGLAQLAESADSRWFTPGFTVPGLVRDQRDADPDAYAACCDALAAFDLRDRLPEISVPTLLIAGREDRATPPAHLREIADAVPGATLVELPGAAHLAPAQCPEAVLTALRAHFGAGARRGMAVRRDVLGDTHVDRAQSRQTPFTARFQDFISRYAWGEIWTDETLSRRERSMITLTALVAHGHYDELAMHVRAARRNGLTQDEIGAVLLQTAVYCGVPAANSAFATAQRVLAEEETEREERERGEREEKGHEEGAAE from the coding sequence TTGACCGACACCCTCCTCAACCACCGCGCGGAGGGCCCCACTTCCGCTCCCCCGCTGTTCCTCGGCCCCTCGCTGGGCACGTCGTACGCCCTGTGGGACGCGGTGGCACCGGAACTGTCCATCACCCACCGGGTGGTCCGCTGGGATTTGCCCGGGCACGGCGGCTCCCCGGCCGGTGCCATCGGTCCCGGCGCCACCGTCGGCGACCTGGCCGCACTGGTGCTCGCGCTCGCCGACGCGCTGGGCGTCGAACGGTTCGCGTACGCCGGGGTGTCGCTGGGCGGAGCGGTCGGACTGCATCTCGCCGCGCACCACCCGGAGCGGGTCTCGTCGCTGGCCGTGATCTGCTCGTCCGCCCACTTCAACGGCGCCGGGCCGTGGCAGGAGCGGGCCGCGCTGGTACGGCGCGAGGGGCTCGCCCAGCTCGCCGAGAGCGCCGACTCCCGCTGGTTCACACCCGGGTTCACCGTGCCGGGGCTGGTGCGGGACCAGCGGGACGCCGACCCGGACGCGTACGCCGCCTGCTGCGACGCGCTGGCCGCCTTCGACCTGCGGGACCGGCTCCCGGAGATCTCCGTGCCCACGCTGCTGATCGCCGGCCGCGAGGACCGGGCGACGCCGCCGGCGCATCTGCGGGAGATCGCGGACGCGGTGCCCGGCGCCACGCTCGTCGAGCTGCCGGGGGCCGCGCATCTGGCTCCCGCGCAATGCCCGGAGGCCGTGCTCACCGCGCTGCGCGCCCACTTCGGCGCCGGTGCCCGACGGGGCATGGCGGTACGGCGTGACGTGCTCGGCGACACCCACGTGGACCGGGCGCAGTCCCGGCAGACCCCGTTCACCGCCCGCTTCCAGGACTTCATCTCGCGCTACGCCTGGGGCGAGATCTGGACCGACGAGACGCTCAGCCGCCGCGAGCGCAGCATGATCACCCTCACCGCGCTGGTCGCGCACGGCCACTACGACGAGCTGGCCATGCATGTGCGAGCGGCGCGGCGCAACGGGCTCACGCAGGACGAGATCGGTGCCGTGCTGCTCCAGACGGCCGTGTACTGCGGGGTTCCGGCGGCGAACTCGGCGTTCGCCACGGCACAGCGAGTGCTCGCCGAGGAGGAGACGGAGCGGGAGGAGAGGGAGCGGGGGGAGCGGGAGGAGAAGGGGCACGAGGAGGGCGCTGCGGAGTGA
- a CDS encoding AAA family ATPase — protein MTEVRPMTAASFSLWERDEEVAAVERAVDVLCADRSSTGSLLVIRGEAGFGKTALLAETRRIAERRGCTVWSARGGETLRSVPFNVVRQLLQPALVSLLPEEAREYLGDWYDIAGPALGITDPGARQADPQGVYDGLVAAVRRLAERDWPLVLLIDDAHWADQETLRWLAAFAERLDDLSVLVVVARRPGEVSGESARLLEAVAGTAGRPVASLSALTPDATAGLTRATLGGHADAPFCREVWAVTGGNPYETVELLAKVRDSELEPAESTAAELRELNRSARGGGLVARLEELGIDATRFAWAAAILGTGISVSLVARLATMGRDEAVRCADLLRTARILTAPDPANGPADKGDLEFVHPLIATAVYNSIPDALRTAMHGIAAQVVTDSGLGAAAASRHLLQVHPDDDEELVQQLREAAREHLAVGAPDAARRCLERALLEPPRPEVHARVLYELGCATLLTAPARTIGHLQTALAMPGLDGHARVDAVFRLSQALLHNDQLEEAVRTVEAEATRHEPGPAKLRLQAVHYMWEGLHAGETSSPGRAESLAELVRTCTGRDNSERALLILRGFDAMTRGENAEEVVELCDRALVNGRLAPGLGWTDTEWGIELLLMLANAYAYTDRLDRAEALYTEGLRAYETAGWSGGHLALAHAYVGLGHRRRGRLREAETSLRESLRLAERVGRGLPLYWSATCNLVDTLLARGHVEEAWAIAEQYGFAPPYPSTIVLPDPRSVRGRLLLAVGRTKDGVNELEAAEKAATARGHHNPVLVPWAVDLARALATKDPVRAARLATEVRRHAERFGTDTAIGEALRCAAALETGQRAVRLAAQAVAYLEASPCQYEHAAARVEYGIAARSTAELNRGLALARSCGADGLVAQARKVLEQGRGLR, from the coding sequence ATGACGGAGGTACGGCCCATGACGGCCGCCTCGTTTTCCCTGTGGGAGCGTGACGAGGAAGTCGCCGCCGTGGAGCGCGCGGTCGACGTCCTGTGCGCGGACCGCTCCTCCACGGGCAGCCTGCTGGTGATCCGGGGCGAGGCGGGCTTCGGCAAGACCGCCCTGCTCGCCGAGACCCGTCGCATCGCCGAACGCCGTGGCTGCACGGTGTGGTCGGCCCGCGGCGGTGAGACGCTCAGGTCCGTTCCCTTCAACGTGGTAAGGCAGTTGTTGCAGCCGGCGCTCGTGTCGCTGCTGCCAGAGGAGGCCCGCGAGTACCTCGGGGACTGGTACGACATCGCCGGCCCCGCCCTCGGCATCACGGACCCCGGTGCGCGGCAGGCCGACCCGCAGGGCGTGTACGACGGCCTGGTCGCCGCGGTACGCCGGCTCGCCGAACGCGACTGGCCGCTCGTCCTGTTGATCGACGACGCCCACTGGGCCGACCAGGAGACCCTGCGCTGGCTGGCCGCGTTCGCCGAACGCCTCGACGACCTGTCCGTCCTGGTCGTGGTCGCCCGCCGCCCCGGTGAGGTGTCCGGCGAGAGCGCCCGGCTGCTCGAAGCGGTCGCCGGCACAGCGGGCCGTCCCGTCGCCAGCCTGAGCGCCCTCACGCCGGACGCGACGGCCGGGCTCACCCGCGCCACCCTGGGTGGACACGCCGACGCCCCGTTCTGCCGCGAGGTCTGGGCCGTCACCGGCGGCAACCCGTACGAGACGGTCGAACTCCTCGCCAAGGTGCGCGACAGCGAACTCGAGCCCGCCGAGTCGACGGCGGCCGAACTGCGCGAACTGAACCGCTCCGCCCGAGGCGGCGGCCTGGTCGCCCGCCTCGAGGAACTCGGCATCGACGCCACCCGGTTCGCCTGGGCGGCCGCGATCCTCGGCACCGGCATCTCCGTCAGCCTCGTGGCCCGCCTAGCCACCATGGGCCGCGACGAGGCGGTGCGCTGCGCCGACCTCCTGCGGACCGCCCGTATCCTCACCGCCCCCGACCCCGCGAACGGCCCCGCGGACAAGGGTGACCTGGAGTTCGTCCACCCGCTGATCGCCACCGCCGTCTACAACTCCATCCCCGACGCCCTGCGCACCGCCATGCACGGCATCGCCGCCCAGGTCGTCACCGACTCCGGGCTCGGGGCCGCGGCCGCCTCCCGCCACCTCCTCCAGGTCCACCCGGACGACGACGAGGAACTCGTCCAGCAACTGCGCGAGGCCGCCCGCGAACACCTCGCTGTCGGCGCCCCCGACGCCGCCCGCCGCTGCCTCGAACGCGCCCTGCTGGAACCGCCGCGGCCCGAGGTCCACGCCCGTGTGCTCTACGAACTGGGCTGCGCCACCCTGCTGACCGCGCCCGCCAGGACCATCGGTCATCTGCAGACCGCCCTCGCCATGCCGGGTCTCGACGGCCACGCGCGCGTGGACGCCGTGTTCCGCCTCTCCCAGGCACTGCTCCACAACGACCAGTTGGAGGAGGCCGTCCGCACCGTCGAGGCGGAGGCCACCCGGCACGAACCCGGGCCCGCCAAGCTGCGGCTGCAGGCAGTGCACTACATGTGGGAGGGCCTGCACGCCGGTGAGACCAGCTCACCCGGGCGCGCCGAGAGCCTCGCCGAACTCGTCCGTACCTGCACCGGCCGCGACAACTCCGAGCGCGCGCTGCTGATTCTGCGCGGTTTCGACGCCATGACCCGCGGTGAGAACGCCGAGGAGGTCGTCGAACTCTGCGACCGCGCCCTCGTCAACGGCCGCCTCGCTCCCGGTCTCGGCTGGACCGACACCGAGTGGGGCATCGAGCTGCTGCTGATGCTCGCCAACGCGTACGCCTACACCGACCGGCTCGACCGCGCCGAGGCCCTCTACACGGAGGGGCTGCGCGCCTACGAGACGGCCGGCTGGAGCGGCGGCCACCTCGCCCTCGCCCATGCCTACGTCGGCCTCGGCCACCGCAGGCGCGGCCGGCTGCGGGAGGCCGAGACGTCCCTGCGCGAGTCGCTGCGGCTGGCCGAGCGCGTCGGCCGCGGCCTGCCGCTGTACTGGTCGGCGACCTGCAACCTCGTCGACACGCTGCTCGCCCGCGGCCACGTCGAGGAGGCCTGGGCGATCGCCGAACAGTACGGCTTCGCGCCGCCGTACCCGTCCACCATCGTGCTGCCCGACCCGCGGTCCGTGCGCGGCCGGCTGCTGCTGGCCGTCGGCCGCACCAAGGACGGCGTCAACGAACTGGAGGCGGCCGAGAAGGCGGCGACCGCACGCGGCCACCACAACCCGGTCCTCGTTCCCTGGGCCGTCGACCTCGCTCGCGCCCTCGCCACGAAGGACCCCGTGCGGGCCGCCCGGCTCGCCACCGAGGTCCGCCGGCACGCCGAGCGCTTCGGCACCGACACCGCGATCGGCGAGGCACTGCGCTGTGCCGCGGCCCTGGAGACCGGCCAGCGCGCGGTCCGGCTGGCCGCCCAGGCCGTCGCCTACCTGGAGGCCTCGCCCTGCCAGTACGAACACGCGGCGGCCCGCGTCGAGTACGGCATCGCCGCCCGCTCCACGGCCGAGCTCAACCGCGGCCTGGCGCTGGCCCGTTCGTGCGGGGCGGACGGCCTGGTGGCCCAGGCCAGAAAGGTACTGGAGCAGGGCCGCGGTCTGCGGTGA